One genomic window of Comamonas antarctica includes the following:
- the fes gene encoding enterochelin esterase, with protein MTNISWSAHGAAAAVLALTCQWVGAAEAAAAAPAWPAVQGEVQMQPRALALELPARHVVQIQFEGAGVNLDLRDAQGRHLRRLAENGRGVQTATWYSQGAQQEQLWVTPAAPSATSQSYALKLLGGWPSDGPQPLPAAPAQMGPRLQALQQALARGEGEAASAAFWREAQQRGTPWVEPWSDGKLLVTFVWRDQGNTNVRLFGNPSGNHDPLQRLAGSDVWWTSAVLDPRTRLSYAFAPDVPQLPAAQAAQQRRMILATMQRDPLNRQPFPASSWSGAQDRFQGRSSLVLSKAPPQPWVKARAGVAQGTLTRHSIDSAILGNHRDVWTYVPAGADPQALLVLFDAQSYVHDVPTPRILDNLVADGLLPPMAALIVGNASPEARGTELPPNPQFARFMAEELMPWAKRQGLAQTARRTVVAGSSYGGLVSSYLGLTHPELFGNVLSLSGSYWWAPAEGKPGWMQRAWQGLPAPVPAVRFYLDAGWFESGRGGREGILETNRELADILRARGLAVTQRENASGHDYLHWQGALGCGLVALLAPARYDMRDPALQGCVGAGTP; from the coding sequence ATGACCAATATTTCCTGGTCCGCTCACGGGGCCGCCGCGGCCGTGCTGGCCCTGACCTGCCAATGGGTTGGCGCCGCCGAAGCCGCCGCCGCGGCACCCGCCTGGCCGGCAGTGCAGGGCGAAGTGCAGATGCAGCCGCGTGCGCTGGCGCTGGAGTTGCCGGCAAGGCATGTGGTGCAGATCCAGTTCGAAGGCGCGGGCGTGAACCTGGACCTGCGCGATGCGCAGGGCCGCCATCTGCGCCGCCTGGCGGAAAACGGCCGCGGCGTGCAGACCGCCACCTGGTACAGCCAGGGTGCGCAGCAGGAGCAACTCTGGGTCACGCCAGCCGCGCCCTCGGCCACGTCGCAGAGCTACGCGCTGAAGCTGCTCGGAGGCTGGCCCAGCGACGGTCCCCAGCCACTGCCCGCGGCCCCGGCGCAGATGGGTCCGCGCCTGCAAGCCTTGCAGCAGGCGCTGGCCCGAGGCGAGGGCGAAGCAGCGAGTGCCGCCTTCTGGCGCGAAGCGCAGCAGCGTGGCACGCCCTGGGTCGAGCCCTGGAGCGATGGCAAGCTGCTGGTGACGTTTGTCTGGCGCGACCAGGGCAATACCAATGTGCGTTTGTTCGGCAACCCGAGCGGCAATCACGACCCGCTGCAGCGCCTGGCGGGCAGCGATGTCTGGTGGACTTCGGCGGTGCTCGATCCGCGCACGCGCCTGAGCTATGCCTTTGCTCCCGACGTGCCGCAACTGCCCGCGGCCCAGGCGGCGCAGCAGCGGCGCATGATCCTGGCGACCATGCAGCGCGATCCGCTCAACCGCCAGCCCTTTCCCGCCTCGTCGTGGAGCGGCGCGCAGGACCGTTTCCAGGGGCGCTCGAGCCTGGTGCTCTCCAAGGCGCCGCCCCAGCCCTGGGTCAAGGCGCGCGCCGGCGTGGCGCAGGGCACGCTGACGCGCCACAGCATCGACAGCGCCATTCTCGGCAACCATCGCGATGTCTGGACCTACGTCCCCGCGGGCGCCGATCCACAGGCGCTGCTGGTGCTGTTCGACGCCCAATCCTATGTGCATGACGTGCCCACGCCGCGCATCCTCGACAACCTGGTGGCCGACGGCCTGCTGCCGCCCATGGCGGCGCTGATCGTCGGCAACGCCAGCCCTGAGGCGCGCGGCACCGAGCTGCCGCCGAATCCGCAGTTCGCGCGCTTCATGGCCGAGGAGCTGATGCCCTGGGCCAAGCGCCAGGGCCTGGCGCAGACCGCGCGCCGCACCGTGGTCGCGGGCAGCAGCTATGGCGGACTGGTGTCGTCCTATCTGGGGCTGACCCATCCCGAGCTGTTCGGCAATGTGCTGAGCCTGTCGGGCTCGTACTGGTGGGCTCCGGCAGAAGGAAAGCCCGGCTGGATGCAGCGCGCCTGGCAGGGGCTGCCCGCGCCCGTGCCCGCGGTGCGCTTTTACCTCGACGCCGGCTGGTTTGAAAGCGGCCGCGGCGGCCGCGAAGGCATTCTTGAAACCAACCGCGAACTCGCCGATATCCTGCGCGCGCGCGGCCTGGCCGTGACGCAGCGCGAAAATGCCAGCGGGCATGACTATCTGCACTGGCAGGGCGCGCTGGGCTGCGGCCTGGTGGCGCTGCTGGCACCCGCGCGCTATGACATGCGGGATCCGGCGCTGCAAGGCTGCGTGGGCGCGGGCACGCCGTAG
- a CDS encoding TonB-dependent receptor, whose protein sequence is MRFPFRHSQPLLPRGLLSPHVLAMAGVLGLGATSALAQATLEEIQVQAQPDAQALPAPAPGGQVAKGAGLGLLGQREALDTPFNITSYTQQLMADQQSATVAGVLENDPSVRFTTNTGHAYENFSIRGLEVNATEVGFNGLYGLAPDAHIPTEMLERVEVLKGPGALLNGMTPGGAVGGVVNVVTKRPTADDRTQVITSYASDAQLGVQADVSRRFGPERRLGIRVNGSMASGETDIDDQKRRKRLGALALDYQGDRWSLGLDAYSYRSHIANGSPLMVGFATVGRMVAAPAANLNQFRGMNAEQQSDGALLRGSVDLSEDWTAYASLGWAEHSYTGMLNGTRGILRTDGHTLDTQNYQQYGFTRSWTGDAGLRGRLRTGAVAHEVVLSMNQLRQEGGRALNAKGGIPTASYVSDLYHPTLDTVIANQPTAYKQERDNVITSYALADTLRFAGDTLAVTAGARLQQVQQKMAGYDEQAVTPMLGIVAKPWSPNLALYANYIEGLSAGTTVAAGYANAGETLKPYKTRQLETGVKWQGTGWMHTFSLFQITKPSAISVTSAGASLPTLVEDGEQRNRGVEWTVSGQLAPAWSVLGGISYTQAKQTKTQGGLKDGNDVYGVPRWTANLGAQWSVPAVPGLALSGRMVYTGAQQVNSSNTLQAPAWTRFDAGVRYATRLSNHAVTWRANLENAFGRKYWAGAFNDNFMTVGAPRTLLLSATVDF, encoded by the coding sequence ATGCGTTTCCCTTTCCGTCATTCGCAACCGCTGCTGCCGCGCGGTCTGCTGTCTCCCCACGTGCTGGCCATGGCCGGCGTCCTGGGGCTCGGCGCCACCAGCGCCCTGGCCCAGGCCACGCTCGAAGAAATCCAGGTCCAGGCGCAGCCCGATGCGCAGGCCCTGCCGGCGCCGGCGCCGGGCGGGCAGGTCGCCAAGGGCGCGGGGCTGGGCCTGCTGGGCCAGCGCGAGGCGCTCGATACTCCGTTCAACATCACGTCGTATACCCAGCAGCTGATGGCCGACCAGCAAAGCGCCACCGTCGCCGGGGTGCTGGAAAACGACCCATCGGTGCGCTTCACGACCAATACCGGCCACGCCTACGAGAACTTCAGCATCCGCGGCCTGGAGGTGAACGCCACCGAAGTCGGCTTCAACGGCCTGTACGGCCTCGCGCCCGATGCGCACATTCCTACCGAGATGCTCGAGCGCGTCGAAGTGCTCAAGGGCCCGGGCGCGCTGCTCAATGGCATGACGCCCGGCGGCGCTGTGGGCGGCGTGGTCAACGTCGTCACCAAGCGCCCCACGGCCGATGACCGCACCCAGGTCATCACGTCGTATGCCTCGGACGCGCAGCTGGGCGTGCAGGCCGACGTGTCGCGCCGCTTCGGCCCGGAGCGCCGCCTGGGCATCCGCGTGAACGGCAGCATGGCCAGCGGCGAAACCGATATCGATGACCAGAAGCGCCGCAAGCGCCTGGGCGCGCTGGCGCTCGACTACCAGGGCGACCGCTGGTCGCTGGGCCTCGATGCCTACAGCTACCGCTCGCACATCGCCAACGGCAGCCCGCTGATGGTGGGTTTTGCCACCGTGGGCCGCATGGTGGCCGCGCCTGCCGCGAACCTGAACCAGTTCCGCGGCATGAATGCCGAGCAGCAAAGCGACGGCGCGCTGCTGCGCGGCAGCGTGGATCTGTCCGAGGACTGGACGGCCTACGCCAGCCTGGGCTGGGCCGAGCATTCCTACACCGGCATGCTCAACGGCACACGCGGCATCCTGCGCACCGACGGCCACACGCTCGACACGCAGAACTACCAGCAATACGGCTTCACGCGCAGCTGGACCGGCGACGCCGGCCTGCGCGGGCGGCTGCGCACCGGCGCGGTCGCGCATGAGGTGGTGCTGTCGATGAACCAGTTGCGCCAGGAAGGCGGCCGCGCGCTCAATGCCAAGGGCGGCATCCCCACCGCGAGCTATGTCAGCGACCTCTACCACCCGACGCTGGACACCGTCATCGCCAACCAGCCCACGGCCTACAAGCAGGAGCGCGACAACGTCATCACCAGCTATGCGCTGGCCGACACGCTGCGTTTTGCGGGCGACACGCTCGCGGTGACGGCCGGCGCGCGCCTGCAGCAGGTCCAGCAGAAGATGGCCGGCTACGACGAGCAGGCGGTCACGCCCATGCTGGGCATCGTCGCCAAGCCCTGGAGCCCGAACCTCGCTCTCTACGCCAACTACATCGAAGGCCTGAGCGCCGGCACCACGGTCGCCGCGGGCTATGCCAATGCGGGCGAGACGCTCAAGCCCTACAAGACACGCCAGCTCGAGACCGGCGTGAAGTGGCAGGGCACGGGCTGGATGCATACCTTCTCGCTGTTCCAGATCACCAAGCCCTCGGCGATCTCGGTCACCAGCGCGGGCGCGAGCCTGCCGACACTGGTCGAAGACGGCGAGCAGCGCAACCGCGGCGTGGAATGGACCGTGTCGGGCCAGCTGGCGCCGGCTTGGAGCGTGCTGGGCGGCATCTCCTACACCCAAGCCAAGCAGACCAAGACCCAGGGCGGCCTCAAGGACGGCAACGATGTCTATGGCGTGCCGCGCTGGACCGCCAACCTGGGCGCGCAGTGGTCCGTGCCTGCCGTGCCCGGGCTGGCGCTGTCGGGCCGCATGGTCTACACCGGCGCCCAGCAGGTCAACTCCAGCAACACCCTGCAAGCCCCGGCCTGGACGCGTTTCGATGCCGGCGTGCGCTATGCCACACGCCTCTCCAACCACGCCGTGACCTGGCGCGCCAACCTGGAAAACGCCTTTGGCCGCAAGTACTGGGCGGGCGCCTTCAACGACAACTTCATGACCGTGGGCGCGCCGCGTACGCTGCTGCTGTCGGCGACCGTGGACTTCTGA